Proteins encoded by one window of Nicotiana tabacum cultivar K326 chromosome 10, ASM71507v2, whole genome shotgun sequence:
- the LOC142164705 gene encoding uncharacterized protein LOC142164705, translating into MWETWSNGREPPSAIPSFPELLPRASGNSNVPINYPNTPLGYPTISAHFTGTPSEVRLQVVSGVASNIFTAPPTLVAVQPTFPRPSFDPSSFTFQVPSFTPEPTHFTTNSYPQQPRYKFTAGQEKATKNPEQEEITRKMRSMEQSLKNIQGLSGQKSVSYADLCMFPHVHLPLGFKTPKFKKYDGHGDPIAHLKRYCNQLRGAGGKEELLMAYFGESLVGIASEWYMDQDISRWHIWDDLARDFVRQFQYNIDIAPYRNSLSNLKKKSSESFREYAVKWREQAARVKPPMDETEMVSVFL; encoded by the coding sequence ATGTGGGAAACCTGGTCGAATGGTAGAGAGCCGCCAAGTGCCATACCCAGTTTCCCCGAGTTACTTCCTAGAGCAAGTGGAAATTCCAACGTCCCAATAAATTACCCAAATACCCCACTTGGATACCCCACCATCTCAGCTCACTTCAccggaacaccttctgaggttcgccTCCAGGTGGTTTCGGGAGTGGCCTCCAATATATTTACCGCACCACCAACCTTGGTTGCGGTGCAACCCACTTTTCCCAGGCCAAGCTTTGATCCATCATCCTTCACTTTCCAAGTACCATCTTTTACACCAGAACCTActcatttcaccaccaattcttaCCCTCAACAACCCCGGTACAAGTTTACCGCGGGACAGGAGAAGGCTACAAAGAACCCCGAGCAAGAGGAAATTACCCGGAAAATGAGGAGCATGGAACAGAGCCTTAAGAATATACAAGgcttgagcggacaaaagagtgTATCCTACGccgatctatgtatgttcccacATGTGCATTTGCCcctgggtttcaagaccccaaagttcaaaaagtatgacgggcacggggatcccatagcccacctcaagAGATATTGCAATCAATtaagaggggcaggtggaaaagAGGAGCTCCTCATGGCTTATTTTGGAGAAAGTCTAGTGGGCATCGCGTCCGAGTGGTACATGGATCAGGACATATCTCGTTGGCAcatttgggatgatctggcacgaGATTTTGTCAGGCAATTTCAGTATAACATAGACATAGCTCCCTACAGGAATTCTCTGtcgaatctcaagaagaagtcaTCGGAAAGTTTCCGAGAATATGCTGTTaaatggcgcgaacaagcggCCAGGGTCAAGCCCCCGATGGATGAAACAGAAATGGTTAGTGTTTTTCtataa